A window of the Dasypus novemcinctus isolate mDasNov1 chromosome 15, mDasNov1.1.hap2, whole genome shotgun sequence genome harbors these coding sequences:
- the GJB6 gene encoding LOW QUALITY PROTEIN: gap junction beta-6 protein (The sequence of the model RefSeq protein was modified relative to this genomic sequence to represent the inferred CDS: deleted 1 base in 1 codon) translates to MDWGSLYTFIGGVNKHSTSIGKVWVTVIFIFRVMILVVAAQEVWGDEQEDFVCNTLQPGCKNVCYDHFFPVSHIRLWALQLIFVSTPAMLVAMHVAYYRHATARKFRRGEKRKEFKDIEEIKTQKVRIEGSLWWTYTSSIIFRIIFEACFMYVFYFLYNGYHLPWVLKCGIDPCPNIVDCFISRPTEKTVFTVFMIAASVICMLLNVAELCYLLLKVCFRRSKRAQVQRNHPNHAIKESKQNEINELISDSGQNAVTGFPS, encoded by the exons ATGGATTGGGGCAGCCTGTACACCTTCATCGGGGGTGTAAATAAACACTCCACCAGCATCGGCAAAGTGTGGGTCACTGTCATCTTTATTTTCCGCGTCATGATCCTCGTAGTGGCAGCTCAGGAAGTGTGGGGCGACGAGCAGGAGGATTTCGTCTGCAACACTCTGCAGCCAGGATGCAAAAACGTGTGTTATGACCACTTTTTC CCCGTGTCCCACATCCGGCTGTGGGCGCTGCAGCTCATCTTCGTCTCCACGCCCGCGATGCTGGTGGCGATGCACGTTGCCTACTACAGACACGCGACTGCACGCAAGTTCAGgcgaggagagaagaggaaagagttCAAGGACATAGAGGAAATTAAAACGCAAAAGGTTCGGATAGAGGGATCCCTGTGGTGGACATACACCAGCAGCATCATTTTCAGAATCATCTTTGAAGCCTGCTTTATGTACGTGTTTTACTTCCTCTACAACGGCTACCACCTGCCCTGGGTGTTGAAATGTGGCATCGACCCTTGCCCCAATATTGTCGACTGCTTTATTTCTAGACCGACGGAGAAAACCGTGTTTACCGTTTTTATGATCGCCGCATCTGTGATTTGCATGCTGCTTAACGTGGCTGAGTTGTGTTACCTGCTGCTGAAAGTTTGTTTTAGAAGATCCAAAAGAGCACAGGTGCAAAGGAATCACCCCAATCATGCCATAAAAGAAAgtaagcaaaatgaaataaacGAGCTGATTTCAGATAGCGGGCAAAACGCAGTCACAGGGTTTCCAAGctaa